The following are encoded together in the Phaseolus vulgaris cultivar G19833 chromosome 9, P. vulgaris v2.0, whole genome shotgun sequence genome:
- the LOC137820925 gene encoding 28 kDa ribonucleoprotein, chloroplastic-like, whose protein sequence is MAPNATFFLSLTSSSLPFPLFNHNLHTQFTSSHKPFISFSKATTFSFTASPATVDKARVVHGGKHAEKEAFKQPRPTEVYICNLPSSCDVQHLLHMFNPHGTVLSAQVSRSEESGKSRGSAYVTMASIDSAKKAIDALDASDVGGREVLVRFSAEMNPKRRDLDTMNSLPIRTMYYEGPHKLYVGNLSKFTVPEDLREVFGRFGNVTSVRMLHDMRQGKQRVYAFVSYLSERERDAAMSLHGTVLCGRTLVIRERVKREE, encoded by the exons ATGGCACCTAATGCCACTTTCTTTCTCTCACTCACATCTTCTTCCTTACCCTTTCCCTTATTCAACCACAATCTCCATACCCAATTCACATCTTCTCACAAACCATTCATTTCCTTTTCCAAGGCTACGACTTTCTCCTTCACCGCCTCGCCGGCCACGGTGGATAAAGCAAGGGTCGTTCACGGAGGAAAACATGCGGAGAAAGAAGCGTTCAAGCAACCAAGACCAACCGAAGTCTACATCTGCAACCTTCCCAGTAGCTGTGACGTACAGCATCTACTTCACATGTTCAACCCCCATGGAACCGTACTTTCTGCTCAG GTTTCCCGGAGTGAGGAGAGTGGTAAGAGTAGAGGGAGTGCTTATGTGACAATGGCATCTATTGACTCCGCAAAGAAAGCAATTGATGCATTGGACGCATCG GATGTTGGTGGGCGTGAAGTGCTGGTTAGATTTTCAGCTGAGATGAATCCCAAGAGGAGGGATCTTGACACAATGAATTCGTTACCCATTAGAACTATGTACTATGAAGGTCCTCATAAGTTGTATGTTGGGAATCTTTCCAAGTTTACTGTGCCTGAAGACCTGAGAGAGGTTTTTGGCAGATTTGGTAATGTGACTAGTGTAAGGATGTTGCATGATATGAGACAAGGGAAACAAAGGGTCTATGCGTTTGTCTCCTATCTTTCAGAGAGAGAGCGTGATGCAGCAATGTCTCTCCATGGAAcg GTGCTTTGTGGTCGAACACTGGTGATTCGAGAGCGTGTAAAGAGAGAAGAATAA